DNA from Streptosporangiales bacterium:
AGGAGTTGGCAGGATTTCCTTGACTTGAAAGGTCGGGATCTTCGGGTCGGCCAGGCCCAGGTGCACCTCCTTGGGCCGGTTGAAGGCGATGGCCTCGTGTGGCCTGATCGCGTTGTACTCGATGCGG
Protein-coding regions in this window:
- a CDS encoding transposase, which translates into the protein RIEYNAIRPHEAIAFNRPKEVHLGLADPKIPTFQVKEILPTP